One window of Cydia fagiglandana chromosome 19, ilCydFagi1.1, whole genome shotgun sequence genomic DNA carries:
- the LOC134674055 gene encoding trypsin-7-like translates to MAVQIKMALMFLLAARALGGHDEDNIDDDDMDAQTMSRRAWQYVGVPVEAMARRSDTKESEPSSESQSPSATRTTIFELSTTSTSTTEMASTTTTEAPIIPPLHPRYRRIYNSDETARIEEYPYLAAVLMNNQLWCGGAIISSDLVLTAAHCLQLQYNNRFFREYVKMLTVRIGSSNATAGGEVLRVDEIFFHPNYKPDTLAFNYAVVRLHKNITFSALNVSKIEYSKRKDVTIDKTITFLGWGSVLGMGDKGGAVLLQKVDLPIYDKADCIDVYGKELVSVSTFCAGFISKIKNVCNHDAGGPAIMDGELIGILSFSAKRCDEADKPAVFASTGAAADWLDAIPNIRGKSDDLVHGWMNDMQ, encoded by the exons TGGATGCCCAAACGATGTCGCGCCGTGCATGGCAATACGTAGGTGTTCCCGTTGAGGCGATGGCGAGAAGAAGCGACACGAAAGAATCGGAACCCTCCAGTGAGAGCC AGTCACCATCAGCAACTCGAACGACGATATTTGAGTTATCAACCACCTCTACAAGCACGACCGAAATGGCGTCGACAACAACAACCGAAGCCCCCATAATCCCCCCGCTGCACCCGCGCTACCGACGCATCTACAACTCGGATGAGACGGCCAGGATAGAGGAATACCCGTACCTGGCCGCTGTTTTGATGAACAACCAGCTGTGGTGTGGCGGAGCGATTATCAGCTCAGATCTCGTGCTTACGGCGGCGCATTGTCTGCAACT CCAATACAACAACCGCTTCTTCCGAGAGTACGTCAAGATGCTGACCGTCCGCATCGGCTCCAGCAACGCCACGGCCGGCGGCGAGGTCCTACGGGTCGACGAGATCTTCTTCCATCCGAACTACAAGCCGGATACTTTAGCCTTCAACTACGCTGTCGTCAGGTTGCATAAGAATATCACGTTCTCTGCGCTGAACGTGTCCAAGATCGAGTATTCGAAGAGGAAGGATGTGACCATTGATAAGACGATTACGTTCTTGGGATGGGGGTCGGTGCTG GGAATGGGCGACAAGGGTGGGGCAGTGCTGCTCCAGAAAGTAGATCTTCCCATCTACGATAAGGCAGATTGTATCGACGTCTACGGAAA GGAATTGGTCTCGGTTAGCACCTTCTGCGCTGGCTTTATCAGCAAGATCAAGAATGTTTGTAAC CACGACGCCGGCGGTCCCGCGATCATGGACGGCGAGCTGATCGGCATCCTGTCGTTCTCGGCCAAGCGCTGCGACGAGGCCGACAAGCCCGCCGTGTTCGCGAGCACGGGCGCCGCCGCCGACTGGCTGGATGCCATTCCGAACATTCGGGGAAAGAG CGACGACCTCGTGCACGGCTGGATGAACGACATGCAatga